A stretch of Ipomoea triloba cultivar NCNSP0323 chromosome 13, ASM357664v1 DNA encodes these proteins:
- the LOC116001477 gene encoding cytosolic sulfotransferase 12-like gives MASPSDPNTSNSFPQNLFQENCWPEELREAIIISSLPREEGWISPHIYNYKGFWLAPHHLLGVLRSHQHFQAQNSDVIICTPPKCGTTWLKALIFALITRKQFPVSQLETHPLLTTNPQDLIPNLEFCYAREENSPPDFPTVNNNGVMVRIISRHLPLELLPKSVGESKCKLIYLCRDQKDTVVSFWHFTNKLRGEIGGMGEIPFPEAFDKYCRGESLYGPFWDHMLGYWKESLENPRKVLFLKYEEIKEEPDVQLRRMAAFLNCPFSEEEEECGVVGGILRLCSFESLRNMEINKTGKDLTFGHSNHVYFRKGKVGDWRNHLTDEMATKLDQIIVEEKFKGTGLKF, from the coding sequence ATGGCCTCCCCATCTGATCCTAACACCTCAAACTCATTTCCACAAAATCTCTTCCAAGAAAATTGTTGGCCCGAAGAGCTAAGAGAAGCCATCATTATTTCATCACTACCCAGAGAGGAAGGTTGGATCTCtccacatatatataactacaAAGGGTTTTGGCTTGCTCCTCATCACTTGCTTGGTGTTCTAAGATCCCACCAACACTTCCAGGCTCAAAATTCTGATGTTATAATATGTACCCCTCCTAAATGCGGCACCACATGGTTGAAAGCTCTCATATTTGCCTTGATCACTCGAAAACAATTCCCAGTATCACAATTAGAAACCCACCCTTTACTCACAACAAATCCTCAGGACTTGATTCCCAACTTGGAATTTTGTTATGCAAGAGAAGAAAACAGCCCCCCTGATTTCCCCACTGTGAATAATAATGGGGTGATGGTGAGGATAATCTCTAGGCATTTACCACTAGAATTGTTGCCCAAATCGGTCGGGGAATCGAAATGCAAGCTCATTTATCTGTGCAGGGACCAAAAGGACACGGTTGTGTCGTTTTGGCACTTCACAAATAAGTTGAGGGGTGAGATTGGGGGCATGGGAGAAATACCGTTTCCAGAGGcatttgataaatattgtagGGGAGAAAGTCTGTATGGGCCTTTCTGGGATCATATGTTGGGATACTGGAAGGAGAGCTTGGAGAATCCTAGGAAGGTGTTGTTCTTGAAGTATGAGGAAATTAAGGAAGAGCCGGATGTTCAGTTGAGGCGAATGGCGGCGTTCTTGAATTGCCCGTTTtctgaggaagaagaagagtgtGGTGTAGTAGGTGGAATCTTGAGACTTTGCAGCTTTGAAAGCTTGAGAAATATGGAAATTAACAAGACTGGTAAAGACTTAACTTTTGGTCATTCGAATCATGTGTATTTCAGGAAAGGTAAGGTTGGAGATTGGAGGAACCATCTAACAGATGAAATGGCCACCAAACTTGATCAAATTATTGTTGAAGAAAAGTTTAAAGGGACCGGGCTCAAGTTCTGA